A DNA window from Paenibacillus sp. HWE-109 contains the following coding sequences:
- a CDS encoding RHS repeat domain-containing protein, producing MKKSLIFISGFFALLIVTVLSSQHVYADVFGTDAVMNGLITQQQINQTQKPQYSDHNGSSEAIDPATGSLTWKQNHIHLSGIEGLDLDIGILYQSNYSFGYTRKYNVSGNIQKNNYLNSRYDLGIGWSFRFPSLQLQDGYMYYHNGEGSIYRVDFSATGTAESYTHLLGYQGKDLRFVQDTANTFSNGQANSAYYLEYASMKREYFASDGRLLGIVDRFGNKITFSHLDRLMYDGQTYKVIDSITDTVGRMVSFTYDTNLQTTTDPNFNGEKTVISVKDPGGSVVQSVTYTKWRSKSTFNGNPDGYQPFLSSIQNQTGDYLSFDYAVDPTTNMYFSGKFSYYYKNLASGFGHNNHFLLDTISFPNSKTKYQYEKVTRNLGTSGVGEEFRIISRKDVMKTDNNQINYTYFGDYTGYPTYYDQNNLPSTYTFSSTSTLQSTTSTNGLQTISTFNGLKQPKSTETKTSNGERKISTNLAFHSTFTYLPTSIQMADYAVGDTEITANKLFVNKAYNVWGGLQSETQPLTQTQLNDAATQSKYTTTYAYELTYNQLQSKSWYQNVSDTSASSESYFYDTNGRLKTYTNPKSEMTNTCYDIMDANGTSTSSCTGAATPLLGKVQKVSSTKTLDNGKTAKTVTIFGSDTGYAYPSETESIFNTTNDSGQSVTQAVKKKMTYYIGTGLLKDVTDENTNKTAYTYDALGRTTEVKYPTFKNLNGGQYDVSDVYIYINSTSSQLYDSTNVGNYGLHVRSYRKYTQKSNNSITYLNEQYEFHDSLGNLRIKQFIDPNTGTWKFNQYHYDDLSRVNYSIDPMGNTSTANYDAWGRQNEVADVYGNLYETEYNLKARRSTHYFVAAADVSAYRTNSAQNNLKSSYVERDADQWGRLLTIRAYKDWPNQTQPVTESYMYDILGNVATYIDPKKNFNADGVTRKFTYDKLNRLVTLKDALGQLTNYQYDTGGNLQQVSMQSSSSDTPAVLNTKQYNEIGGLIQKTDPSNLSETYTYNNMGLLNKHTDRNGTIFTNQYDEQNRLTVSTVSASGTTLSSMSIIGSNGIMYDKAETYLNGISTGSMTTGMDNMKRLTSISMSGTNYSSNLSLAYDSNSRVTRQTNNLSSYNVNFHYDKQRMDKVQVDGQSTANTADTVNASYEYYANGKVKSITYPTLSDGSVLKTANMYDALNRLHAVTNTKGSTTLSTYSYEYDDNNNITSKTETVNQVTNTTNYTYDALNRLRTINRQDGSTASYMYDLKGNRSTLQDNAMNLSLSDTGYSYDLLNRLTSVTSGTNTISFAYAPNNLRYKKTSGTQTVQYQYNAGGQVISESDGNNTVKANYIRGDRLLAKKETSTSKMYYYLYNGHGDVTQIVDTSGNVVNQYQYDEWGNVTSQTEGITNSFKYAGEQYDSETGLYYLRARFYDPSVGRFINEDTYEGQINNPLSLNLYTYVENNPLIYSDPTGHVKRSDNADLIKLTKDQSDKWMTANNTECVSLSCKWNRVQDMMNAEKKADQIRSEYYYSKNQKLADDIKYKYVPVANHDLVSDNGQKTTVSVLSTGQVFYDENPKYSYWEQSNTTSSFEYWEAKTTKAVIGYGIGLLVAKQFGGKSLEHPTGFTAGILSEAWMPENPDVGERRTIIYRTDIETQNTQQLIVVTKGYNVIDYRYWSDYK from the coding sequence ATGAAAAAGAGTCTTATTTTCATTAGTGGATTCTTTGCATTGCTCATCGTTACGGTGCTTTCTTCCCAACATGTTTATGCGGATGTATTTGGTACTGATGCAGTCATGAATGGTCTTATTACCCAGCAGCAAATTAACCAAACTCAAAAGCCGCAATACTCAGATCATAATGGTTCTAGTGAAGCGATTGATCCTGCTACTGGTTCGCTCACGTGGAAGCAGAATCATATTCATCTTTCAGGTATAGAAGGGCTTGATCTAGATATTGGGATATTGTATCAAAGTAACTATAGCTTTGGATATACGAGAAAATACAATGTTTCTGGCAATATTCAAAAAAATAATTATCTGAATAGTCGATACGATTTGGGAATAGGATGGTCGTTTCGGTTTCCTTCTTTACAATTGCAGGATGGTTATATGTATTATCATAACGGAGAAGGTTCCATTTATCGTGTGGATTTCAGTGCAACAGGTACTGCAGAAAGCTATACGCATTTACTAGGTTATCAAGGTAAAGACTTGCGTTTTGTACAAGATACCGCGAACACTTTTTCTAATGGACAGGCTAATTCTGCTTATTATTTAGAGTATGCGAGCATGAAACGTGAATATTTTGCATCAGACGGTCGCTTGCTGGGGATAGTAGACCGATTTGGAAATAAAATTACATTCTCTCACCTAGATCGCCTAATGTACGACGGTCAAACATATAAAGTGATCGATTCAATTACCGATACAGTCGGTAGAATGGTGAGTTTTACCTATGACACTAACCTACAGACAACAACGGATCCTAACTTTAATGGGGAGAAAACCGTTATTTCGGTTAAAGACCCTGGTGGTAGTGTCGTTCAATCAGTTACGTACACGAAATGGCGTTCTAAAAGTACATTTAATGGGAATCCAGATGGCTATCAGCCCTTTTTATCAAGCATTCAAAATCAAACTGGAGATTACCTTTCTTTTGATTATGCTGTGGATCCCACGACGAATATGTATTTTAGTGGTAAATTTAGTTACTACTACAAAAACTTGGCCAGTGGCTTTGGACATAATAACCATTTTCTGTTAGATACTATTTCCTTCCCTAATTCCAAGACCAAGTACCAGTATGAAAAAGTCACTCGAAACTTAGGAACAAGCGGCGTTGGGGAAGAGTTTCGCATCATAAGTCGCAAAGATGTGATGAAAACGGATAATAATCAAATAAATTACACTTACTTTGGCGACTATACTGGTTATCCCACGTATTACGATCAAAATAATCTCCCGAGCACCTATACGTTTTCTTCAACATCAACATTGCAAAGTACGACGAGTACGAATGGACTACAAACCATTTCAACTTTTAACGGACTCAAGCAGCCCAAATCGACGGAGACAAAAACTTCTAATGGGGAGCGTAAAATATCTACCAACCTTGCCTTTCATTCGACTTTTACATATTTACCAACAAGTATCCAAATGGCAGACTACGCGGTAGGCGACACTGAGATAACAGCAAATAAACTCTTTGTGAATAAAGCTTATAATGTATGGGGCGGTCTGCAAAGCGAGACGCAACCACTAACTCAGACACAATTAAACGATGCAGCCACACAAAGTAAATATACAACTACGTACGCGTATGAACTGACTTATAACCAATTACAATCTAAATCGTGGTATCAAAATGTGAGCGATACGAGTGCTTCATCAGAAAGTTACTTCTATGATACGAACGGGAGGCTAAAAACTTACACAAATCCTAAGAGTGAAATGACCAACACATGTTACGATATCATGGATGCTAACGGTACTAGTACATCGAGTTGTACAGGTGCTGCTACTCCATTACTTGGTAAAGTACAAAAAGTTAGCTCAACGAAAACATTGGATAACGGAAAGACAGCGAAAACAGTCACCATTTTCGGATCAGATACGGGCTATGCGTACCCTAGTGAAACGGAGAGCATCTTTAATACAACCAATGATAGTGGTCAAAGTGTTACTCAAGCTGTAAAGAAAAAGATGACTTATTACATCGGGACAGGATTATTGAAAGATGTGACCGATGAGAATACTAACAAAACAGCGTATACCTATGATGCGTTAGGCCGTACCACGGAGGTGAAGTACCCTACCTTTAAGAATTTGAATGGTGGACAATACGATGTTTCAGATGTGTATATTTATATCAACTCCACAAGTTCACAACTCTATGATTCTACAAATGTTGGTAATTATGGCTTACATGTACGCTCTTATCGGAAGTATACCCAAAAATCAAATAATTCTATTACCTACTTAAATGAACAATACGAGTTTCATGATAGTTTAGGTAACTTGCGAATTAAACAGTTTATTGATCCGAATACAGGTACGTGGAAGTTTAATCAATACCACTACGATGATCTTTCAAGAGTAAATTATTCCATCGACCCTATGGGGAATACGTCTACAGCGAATTACGATGCATGGGGCAGACAAAATGAAGTGGCGGATGTATATGGCAATCTGTACGAGACCGAATATAATCTCAAAGCACGTCGATCCACTCATTACTTTGTCGCGGCAGCAGATGTTAGTGCATATCGAACTAATTCGGCGCAAAACAATCTGAAATCCAGCTACGTTGAACGAGATGCAGATCAATGGGGACGTCTGCTGACAATTCGTGCTTATAAGGATTGGCCGAATCAGACTCAGCCGGTAACGGAATCTTATATGTACGATATTTTAGGGAATGTAGCTACGTATATCGATCCGAAGAAAAACTTTAATGCAGATGGTGTAACGAGAAAGTTCACCTACGATAAGCTGAATCGTCTGGTCACACTGAAGGATGCCTTGGGACAATTAACTAATTACCAGTACGATACAGGAGGAAACTTGCAACAGGTTTCCATGCAGAGTAGTTCTTCCGATACGCCAGCAGTACTTAACACGAAGCAATATAACGAAATTGGAGGACTCATACAGAAGACCGATCCATCCAATTTAAGTGAAACCTACACGTACAATAATATGGGCTTGCTAAACAAACATACGGATCGCAATGGCACGATCTTTACCAATCAGTATGATGAACAGAATCGTCTTACCGTTAGCACGGTATCCGCTAGTGGCACAACACTTTCAAGTATGTCGATTATCGGCAGTAACGGCATCATGTATGATAAGGCAGAAACGTATTTGAATGGAATCAGTACGGGAAGCATGACAACAGGCATGGACAACATGAAACGATTGACTTCCATAAGCATGTCCGGTACTAATTACAGTTCGAATTTGTCACTTGCCTATGATAGTAACAGTCGTGTTACTAGACAAACAAATAACCTTTCAAGTTACAATGTGAACTTTCACTATGACAAACAGCGGATGGATAAGGTTCAAGTGGATGGTCAATCCACTGCTAATACAGCTGATACTGTTAATGCATCGTATGAATATTACGCAAATGGAAAAGTAAAGAGTATTACTTACCCAACATTGTCAGACGGTTCGGTATTAAAGACAGCCAATATGTATGATGCGTTGAATCGGCTACATGCAGTAACCAATACTAAAGGCAGCACGACTCTATCTACCTATTCATATGAGTACGATGATAATAATAACATCACGTCTAAAACAGAGACTGTGAATCAGGTTACAAATACTACGAATTACACGTATGACGCTTTAAATCGATTACGTACGATTAACAGACAAGATGGAAGCACAGCGAGTTATATGTACGATTTGAAAGGTAACCGTTCGACCCTGCAAGACAACGCTATGAATCTCTCTTTATCTGATACAGGCTACTCGTATGATTTACTTAATCGATTGACTAGTGTTACAAGTGGCACCAATACAATATCGTTTGCTTACGCGCCTAATAACTTGCGTTACAAGAAAACTTCTGGTACGCAAACAGTACAGTATCAGTACAACGCAGGCGGACAAGTCATCTCAGAAAGTGACGGAAACAATACAGTTAAAGCTAACTACATCCGAGGCGACCGCTTATTGGCGAAAAAAGAGACAAGCACGAGTAAGATGTATTATTATTTATACAATGGTCATGGGGATGTTACCCAGATCGTGGATACGAGCGGGAACGTAGTGAATCAGTACCAGTATGACGAGTGGGGTAATGTTACAAGTCAAACGGAAGGTATAACAAACTCGTTCAAATATGCCGGGGAACAGTATGATTCTGAGACAGGGCTGTACTATTTAAGAGCACGATTCTATGACCCATCTGTGGGTAGATTCATAAATGAGGATACGTATGAAGGGCAGATAAATAATCCGCTGTCGTTGAACCTTTATACTTATGTGGAGAATAATCCTCTGATCTACTCTGATCCGACAGGACACGTTAAAAGATCAGATAATGCAGATTTAATTAAGTTAACCAAAGATCAATCAGACAAATGGATGACTGCTAATAACACAGAATGTGTGAGTCTGAGTTGTAAATGGAACAGGGTGCAAGATATGATGAATGCTGAAAAAAAAGCTGATCAAATAAGAAGTGAATACTATTACTCTAAGAATCAAAAATTGGCAGATGATATTAAATATAAATATGTTCCTGTTGCGAACCATGATTTGGTCTCAGATAATGGACAGAAAACAACAGTTAGTGTTTTATCCACTGGTCAGGTATTTTACGATGAAAACCCTAAATATTCCTATTGGGAACAAAGTAACACAACTAGCTCATTTGAGTATTGGGAGGCAAAGACTACAAAGGCTGTAATTGGTTACGGAATTGGTTTGCTGGTCGCTAAACAATTTGGCGGGAAGAGCCTTGAGCATCCTACTGGTTTTACTGCTGGTATATTAAGCGAGGCTTGGATGCCTGAAAATCCAGATGTTGGTGAAAGAAGAACCATAATTTATCGTACCGACATTGAAACCCAGAATACACAGCAACTTATTGTAGTCACCAAAGGTTATAATGTAATTGATTATAGATATTGGAGTGATTACAAGTGA
- a CDS encoding S8 family serine peptidase, which produces MKRTKGLIPVVSILISSMLMMSSTALASSETSLPLNAQIMLSSKEDRVTTVQEQVYIEEPTKIQEMNGRKNEKRYIVGLKKNVESENFKTRKGLQKKKTKKLSSSNSLGLNLDVSEVQSLQSDTNIAYIEPDSEVNIAYIEPDSEVNIASIGPVTRERSFSITRQKNEEQLPWGIHAVGADLLTEKNQRGNAIRIAILDTGISDHPDLQVKGGVSFVEGFTGYQDDNGHGTHVAGTIAALDNRIGVIGVAPQSEIFAVKVLNQSGTGTYSQVIQGIEWAIQNRMNIISISFGGSDKSRALHEAIQAATEQGILVVAAAGNSGKGAETEAYPALYPETISVGAVTKQHLRADYSSTGNEIDLVAPGSEILSTTSDQDYGNLSGTSMAAPHVTGSLAALWSAHKNWTGEQVKNKLFETATKLGGNLEYGHGLVNLARALGVIDKPIPPAVAGPIETSSQDPLVQWDRELLQINNRLLGLKKLALKENNIEAAKKIEDRYNELLIENLILHDGMELVVTSDDGTTVGQSVYSSVYAVFESRKDQFDSLRLKYQESVNEFQILLPNYVDEDPAVSILDNRLYLNLYKDVSLGAGDSYYYSFVPEDTGMYKIYTGPFGGYGSPNDTELKLFTDWQLTNQIASNNDANGSVFSEMNVMLTKDTEYYVQILPHSGAVNARLSVSSLWNMLNLLAPVDVDSPVNTSQVFCFTPSAYGNYSILTDYFGGVSSSGSNDTMLYMYSDANLTNLIAFNDDHSGSTFSEIRVNMIPGQNYYIKVVGHNGSYVHTRLSVKKNVMTWGYSNTITPGSNVNVREPQLIPEFFQFTPSVSGQHNIDINPFNYVDYANPTILIFSQPDLTGLLEEEHNYRIFPHLSAGVTYYIVFQEDIYIEGRGIYANISIPLKYPDTAPPTAPSGLKISGSTANSVTLSWTASTDNVGVAGYDIYQGAMLVGSVNGATTTFTVAGLTANTTYSFSVKSKDGSGNLSAASGAINAIIDTLAPTVPSNVVTSGKTNSTITLTWTASTDNVGIAGYDIYQGAMFVGSVNGATTTFTVAGLTANTTYSFSVKSKDGSGNLSAASGTINAIIDTLAPTDPSNVVISGKTNNTTTLIWTASTDNVGVTGYDIYNGSTLAGSVNGSTTMYTVTGLSANTLYILTVKAKDGAGNLSLSSNAISVFLNGKLTYTYDSRGRLTSISITSTGQIIKTFVYDNNGNLISK; this is translated from the coding sequence ATGAAACGAACGAAAGGACTTATCCCCGTGGTTTCAATTTTGATTTCATCCATGCTGATGATGTCAAGCACAGCCTTGGCCAGCAGTGAAACATCACTACCTTTAAACGCACAAATAATGTTAAGCAGTAAGGAAGACCGTGTAACCACAGTGCAAGAGCAAGTATATATTGAGGAACCAACCAAAATTCAAGAAATGAATGGAAGAAAGAATGAGAAGAGGTACATTGTCGGTCTTAAGAAAAACGTAGAGTCTGAGAATTTTAAAACTAGAAAAGGGCTGCAAAAAAAGAAGACAAAGAAATTATCTTCATCCAATTCACTGGGTTTAAATTTGGATGTGAGTGAAGTTCAGAGCTTACAGAGCGATACGAACATTGCTTATATTGAGCCTGACTCGGAGGTAAACATTGCTTATATTGAGCCTGACTCGGAGGTAAACATTGCTTCCATTGGCCCTGTAACTAGAGAGCGGTCATTTTCCATAACAAGACAGAAAAACGAAGAACAACTTCCATGGGGAATACATGCTGTCGGAGCCGATCTGCTGACCGAAAAGAATCAGCGAGGAAACGCTATTCGAATTGCGATTTTGGATACGGGAATAAGTGATCATCCAGATCTACAAGTAAAAGGCGGAGTCTCTTTTGTCGAAGGTTTCACTGGATATCAGGATGATAACGGACATGGTACTCATGTAGCTGGCACGATAGCTGCCTTGGATAACCGTATTGGTGTTATTGGCGTGGCCCCTCAATCGGAAATATTCGCTGTAAAAGTACTGAATCAAAGCGGTACGGGGACATATAGTCAAGTGATTCAGGGAATTGAATGGGCCATTCAGAATCGAATGAATATTATTTCCATAAGTTTTGGTGGGAGTGACAAAAGCAGAGCTTTGCATGAGGCTATTCAAGCAGCAACGGAGCAGGGCATCTTGGTCGTAGCAGCTGCAGGCAATAGTGGTAAAGGTGCTGAGACGGAGGCCTACCCTGCTTTATATCCAGAAACCATCTCCGTAGGCGCTGTTACCAAACAACATTTGCGGGCGGATTATTCCAGTACAGGGAATGAGATCGATTTGGTCGCGCCAGGCTCGGAAATCCTCAGTACGACAAGTGATCAAGACTACGGCAATCTTAGCGGTACTTCGATGGCTGCACCCCATGTTACAGGATCGCTAGCAGCCTTGTGGTCTGCCCATAAGAATTGGACAGGCGAACAAGTCAAAAACAAACTTTTTGAAACGGCTACCAAGTTGGGAGGCAATCTGGAGTACGGGCATGGACTTGTTAATCTAGCCAGAGCGCTTGGGGTTATCGATAAGCCGATCCCTCCAGCAGTTGCAGGTCCTATAGAGACTTCCTCGCAAGATCCTCTTGTTCAATGGGACCGGGAATTGCTGCAAATCAATAACAGACTTCTTGGATTGAAGAAGCTGGCTTTGAAAGAGAACAATATCGAAGCGGCCAAGAAGATTGAGGACCGTTACAACGAGCTCTTGATTGAAAATTTAATTTTGCATGACGGGATGGAGCTTGTAGTAACATCGGATGACGGAACGACTGTTGGACAATCGGTTTATTCGAGTGTATATGCTGTTTTTGAAAGCAGGAAAGATCAATTTGATAGCCTGAGATTGAAATATCAGGAGAGCGTAAATGAATTTCAAATTTTATTGCCTAATTATGTGGATGAAGATCCGGCTGTTTCTATATTGGATAATCGCTTATATCTAAACCTGTATAAAGATGTATCGCTTGGAGCAGGCGATTCCTATTATTATTCTTTTGTACCTGAAGATACAGGTATGTATAAAATTTACACCGGACCTTTTGGGGGCTATGGTTCACCTAATGATACGGAGTTAAAGCTGTTCACTGACTGGCAGTTAACCAATCAGATAGCTAGCAACAATGATGCCAATGGATCAGTATTCTCTGAAATGAACGTAATGCTAACGAAAGACACGGAGTATTATGTACAGATTCTACCCCATTCAGGTGCGGTAAACGCCAGATTATCCGTTAGTTCATTATGGAATATGCTTAACTTGCTTGCACCAGTGGATGTGGACTCACCTGTGAACACAAGCCAAGTATTCTGTTTTACACCTTCTGCTTACGGTAATTACTCGATTTTAACCGATTATTTTGGAGGAGTAAGTTCGAGCGGTTCAAACGATACGATGCTTTATATGTATAGTGATGCGAATCTGACCAATTTAATCGCTTTTAATGATGATCATTCGGGTAGTACGTTTTCTGAAATAAGAGTCAATATGATTCCAGGGCAAAATTATTACATAAAGGTTGTTGGTCATAACGGCAGTTATGTGCATACACGGCTTTCTGTTAAAAAGAATGTTATGACTTGGGGTTATTCAAATACTATAACACCAGGATCAAATGTAAACGTCCGCGAACCTCAGTTGATTCCTGAATTCTTTCAATTTACTCCTAGCGTTTCGGGACAACATAACATTGACATCAATCCATTTAATTATGTCGATTATGCTAATCCAACTATATTAATTTTTTCACAACCGGATTTAACGGGATTACTGGAAGAAGAGCATAATTATAGGATTTTCCCGCATTTATCTGCAGGAGTGACTTATTATATTGTGTTCCAAGAAGATATTTATATAGAAGGTCGTGGTATTTATGCAAATATCTCAATTCCTTTAAAATACCCTGACACGGCTCCTCCCACGGCTCCAAGCGGTTTGAAAATTAGTGGATCTACAGCAAATTCCGTGACACTGAGTTGGACAGCATCAACAGACAATGTAGGAGTAGCAGGTTATGACATCTACCAGGGAGCTATGCTTGTAGGCTCTGTAAACGGAGCGACAACTACCTTTACCGTGGCGGGACTAACAGCCAATACAACTTATTCATTTAGTGTGAAATCAAAAGATGGGTCAGGTAATCTATCGGCCGCAAGTGGTGCCATAAATGCAATCATTGACACGCTAGCCCCGACAGTTCCAAGTAATGTAGTAACAAGCGGAAAAACGAATAGTACGATTACGCTCACATGGACAGCATCGACAGACAACGTAGGGATAGCAGGTTATGACATCTACCAGGGAGCTATGTTTGTAGGCTCTGTAAACGGAGCGACAACTACCTTTACCGTGGCGGGACTAACAGCCAATACAACTTATTCATTTAGTGTGAAATCAAAAGATGGATCAGGCAATCTATCAGCTGCAAGTGGTACCATAAATGCAATCATTGACACGCTAGCCCCGACAGATCCAAGCAACGTAGTAATAAGCGGAAAAACAAATAACACTACTACGCTTATATGGACCGCATCAACAGACAATGTAGGGGTGACGGGTTATGACATCTACAATGGGTCAACGTTAGCTGGAAGTGTGAATGGTAGTACAACAATGTATACGGTAACAGGTCTTTCAGCAAATACGCTTTATATTTTAACTGTTAAGGCGAAGGACGGCGCAGGCAACTTATCTTTATCGAGCAATGCGATAAGCGTATTTCTAAATGGAAAACTGACTTACACCTATGATTCGAGAGGGAGACTGACTTCCATCAGCATTACATCAACAGGTCAGATCATTAAAACATTTGTTTATGATAATAATGGGAATTTAATTTCAAAGTAA